In the genome of Fusarium fujikuroi IMI 58289 draft genome, chromosome FFUJ_chr02, one region contains:
- a CDS encoding related to monocarboxylate transporter 2, protein MSQTSLEFVTPNRNVSDDAVQLQNLDQRFESRATDAEFSLPPVDGGRKAYLFLAACWVVEAVTFGFGFSFGVFQEYYSHHEPFAGSNSIAAIGTTTTGMLYLGAPFVVIICRFYSRQARWFTYAGLFVTSLAMVMSSFCTTVPQLIATQGVLFGIGGCFAYCPCTLYIDEWFVRRKGFAYGIVWSAAGAGGAVLPLVLETLLKNYGFQTTVRICAGILFGSAAPIAYFIKPRLPLSATIHRKPLNMRFVTSRMFLLYQLVNVIEATGYFLPTIYLPTYARTTFGTSTILSALTVILVNIATTIGLMVMGSLSDKLAVTTCMLISAVGVGISVLLVWGLTASLPILYVFCVMYGLFAGSWASIWPGIMREVTQKFQDENEHVDPVMVHGHLCVGRGVGNIISGPLSGSLIRGQPWQGKVIGGYGSGYGILILYTGLTGLVSGMSFLWRYVNVL, encoded by the exons ATGTCACAGACCTCACTTGAGTTCGTTACTCCCAATCGAAATGTGTCAGACGACGCAGTCCAATTACAGAACCTGGATCAACGCTTCGAGTCGCGAGCAACAGATGCCGAGTTCTCGCTGCCTCCTGTTGATGGTGGAAGAAAGGCATATCTATTCTTAGCAGCCTGTTGGGTGGTTGAAGCAGTGACTTTTG GTTTTGGGTTCTCATTCGGCGTCTTTCAAGAGTACTACAGTCATCATGAGCCTTTCGCGGGCTCGAACAGTATCGCTGCTATTGGAACCACAACAACT GGCATGTTGTATCTAGGAGCACCATTCGTGGTCATTATATGCCGCTTCTACTCCCGCCAAGCTCGCTGGTTCACCTACGCTGGTCTCTTTGTAACGTCTCTAGCCATGGTTATGAGTTCCTTTTGCACCACTGTTCCTCAACTTATCGCAACACAAGGGGTCCTCTTTGGGATCGGAGGCTGCTTCGCTTACTGTCCTTGTACTCTCTATATCGACGAGTGGTTCGTTCGTCGTAAGGGCTTTGCTTATGGAATTGTCTGGAgtgctgctggagctggaggtgcCGTTCTTCCTCTGGTTCTGGAGACGCTCCTCAAGAACTATGGCTTCCAAACTACTGTTAGAATATGTGCGGGCATCTTATTTGGAAGTGCAGCTCCAATTGCATACTTCATCAAGCCTAGGCTACCATTATCGGCCACTATCCACAGAAAGCCTCTGAATATGCGGTTCGTCACATCCAGGATGTTTCTTCTGTATCAACTTGTCAACGTCATTGAAGCAACAGGCTACTTCCTCCCTACGATCTACCTTCCCACTTATGCTCGAACAACCTTTGGTACCTCAACGATCCTCTCAGCTTTGACGGTTATTCTGGTCAATATCGCTACGACGATCGGTCTGATGGTCATGGGATCCCTCAGCGATAAGCTTGCAGTTACGACATGCATGCTCATATCTGCGGTAGGCGTGGGTATTTCAGTCCTACTTGTCTGGGGACTTACAGCATCTCTCCCTATCCTGTATGTTTTCTGCGTCATGTACGGCCTCTTCGCAGGATCTTGGGCCTCGATCTGGCCAGGAATTATGAGAGAAGTGACACAAAAGTTTCAGGATGAAAACGAGCACGTTGACCCTGTCATGGTGCATGGACACCTCTGCGTGGGCAGAGGAGTTGGAAACATCATCTCCGGACCCTTGAGCGGTTCTCTTATTCGAGGTCAACCATGGCAGGGAAAGGTTATTGGGGGTTATGGAAGTGGATATGGCATTCTGATTTTGTACACCGGCCTCACGGGCCTGGTGAGTGGTATGAGCTTTTTGTGGCGATACGTGAATGTTTTGTAA
- a CDS encoding probable benzoate 4-monooxygenase cytochrome P450 produces MGKNGNLWYWTVGDETNMAICRVPNMFATGNSKPHSLRKRMISNVYSKSYIQSSQASKLQMAEILVNRLLPALDGSLKPSRKSMSTDYNDVEVFGLYLATAMDLITAYIFGLSNATNFIADEPYRRDWQDMYLARANYPFWTQEVPKLTNFCKRWIPWLKLYPQWVDQSNKKLSDWNWELCENVRKTPKATRSLSNSQDIQRSDEPVVYSSLLAGIDREFNTNGEKSILYSTSILQRDRAIASEVMDHSLAGQETAGIALTYATWRISKTPELQRQLHAEVQSLKPALRINPKAASGLTNTSALPDPKEVDSLPLLHAIVTETLRLHAPIPGPQPRQTPQRGCSIGGYYIPGDVRIASLAYTLHRDKEVFPEPEEWIPKRWIPQAPGKSSDDEAKHREMQRLFWAFGSGGRMCVGSNFAMNEIKFILAFIYANFETTIVDDEGIEQEDAYTARPIGEKLVIRFTPLKT; encoded by the coding sequence ATGGGTAAGAATGGCAACTTATGGTACTGGACTGTCGGCGATGAAACTAATATGGCCATCTGTAGAGTCCCAAACATGTTTGCCACTGGCAATTCAAAGCCTCACTCTCTAAGAAAGAGGATGATTTCGAACGTCTACTCCAAATCGTACATACAGTCATCTCAAGCGAGCAAATTGCAAATGGCCGAGATTCTCGTGAACCGCCTCTTGCCTGCACTTGACGGGTCTCTTAAACCTTCCCGCAAGTCGATGTCTACAGACTACAATGACGTTGAAGTGTTCGGTCTATATCTAGCAACGGCCATGGATCTTATCACTGCCTACATATTTGGTCTCTCTAACGCTACAAACTTCATTGCCGATGAGCCTTATCGCCGTGACTGGCAGGACATGTATCTTGCACGGGCCAACTACCCCTTCTGGACGCAAGAAGTTCCAAAGTTGACAAACTTTTGCAAAAGATGGATTCCTTGGCTCAAGCTCTATCCACAATGGGTTGATCAGTCCAACAAGAAACTCTCCGATTGGAACTGGGAACTCTGCGAGAATGTCCGGAAGACGCCCAAGGCGACAAGAAGCCTCAGTAACAGTCAAGACATTCAACGCTCTGACGAGCCGGTAGTCTACAGCTCACTGCTTGCTGGGATAGATCGCGAGTTCAATACCAATGGAGAAAAGAGCATTCTGTACAGTACGAGCATTCTTCAACGAGATCGAGCCATTGCGTCTGAGGTTATGGATCATTCGCTGGCTGGACAGGAGACGGCTGGAATTGCCCTCACTTATGCAACATGGCGTATTTCAAAAACTCCAGAACTTCAACGACAGCTTCATGCTGAGGTCCAATCTCTTAAGCCGGCTTTGAGGATCAACCCGAAAGCTGCATCTGGTCTTACGAACACGTCGGCTTTGCCAGATCCTAAGGAGGTCGATTCCTTGCCGCTCTTACACGCTATTGTCACGGAGACGCTGCGTCTCCACGCGCCTATTCCAGGACCTCAACCACGCCAGACACCTCAACGCGGATGTAGCATAGGAGGATATTATATCCCTGGCGACGTGAGGATCGCATCACTGGCGTATACACTACACCGGGACAAAGAAGTATTTCCCGAACCTGAGGAGTGGATCCCAAAGCGCTGGATACCACAAGCGCCTGGAAAGTCATCAGACGATGAGGCGAAGCATCGCGAGATGCAAAGACTCTTCTGGGCCTTTGGCAGCGGTGGAAGGATGTGTGTCGGCTCCAACTTCGCCATGAATGAGATAAAATTTATTTTGGCGTTCATCTATGCCAACTTTGAGACAaccattgttgatgatgaaggtatCGAGCAGGAAGATGCTTACACGGCGAGACCAATTGGTGAGAAGCTGGTCATCAGGTTTACTCCTTTGAAGACATGA
- a CDS encoding related to glycoside hydrolase, which produces MDEEHVSVTDGVLTLTAEPRDDQEDPIHYLSGAIHAKSTFTVSAGGGYDISAEFIAPVDKGTWPAFWLNAASGWPPEIDIAEWKGSGKISFNTFNTSNEVTALDRDYPNPEEWHSVRAELRDENGHDVRVKFFLDGVEQTTQYGRDYIGAGLRLIVNYQTEGSSGSPGPTTPTTFQVRNVEVISLN; this is translated from the exons ATGGACGAGGAACACGTCTCCGTCACTGATGGCGTTCTCACTCTGACTGCTGAGCcacgagatgatcaagaagaccCCATTCATTATCTCTCTGGAGCAATTCACGCCAAATCAACATTCACTGTttctgctggtggtggttatGATATCAGTGCTGAGTTCATTGCTCCAGTTGATAAAGGAACCTGGCCTGCTTTCTGGCTCAATGCTGCGAGTGGATGGCCGCCCGAGATTGATATTGCAGAGTGGAAAGGCTCTGGGAAGATTTCTTTCAACACATTCAATACCTCTAATGAGGTAACTGCACTTGATAGGGACTATCCTAATCCCGAGGAATGGCACTCTGTTCGTGCTGAACTGCGTGATGAGAACGGTCATGATGTGAGAGTCAAGTTCTTcctcgatggtgttgagcagACTACGCAATATGGTCGTGACTACATCGGGGCGGGTTTGCGTCT GATCGTCAACTATCAGACTGAAGGATCTTCTGGATCACCTGGTCCCACAACGC CGACAACTTTTCAAGTTCGAAATGTTGAGGTCATCAGTCTCAACTAG
- a CDS encoding probable pectate lyase C, giving the protein MKISLLLALTASSVAQAAQLAFPGAEGFGRYAVGGRQGEVYKVTNLNDSGTGSLRDAVSKPNRIVVFDVGGVIKITERIVVSKNIYIAGQTAPGGGIVVYGNGWSLSNANDSIVRYITIRMGKGGTSGKDAIGIADGKNIIFDHVSVSWGRDETFSINGDVTNVTIQNTIIAQGLVSHSCGGLMQTDGGVSLFRNLYIDNKTRNPKVKGVNDFQNNVVYNWGGGGGYIAGDSQADSYVNIINNYFISGPDTTVTAFTRGNSYFHAYVKDNFYDSNRNGKLDGTALCEKTSCYSDIDFIKTPYNYPAPTALSPQAAVELVLKGVGNSLHRDTVDTALIDQVKSYGTKGGQISDEKEFGGVGEIANGAALKDSDGDGIPDEWETKNGLNPNDASDGLKVASNGYANLENYVNSLV; this is encoded by the exons ATGAAGATTTCCTTGCTGCTAGCTTTGACGGCCAGTTCCGTGGCACAAGCAGCCCAGCTTGCATTCCCTGGAGCTGAGGGCTTTGGAAGGTATGCAGTTGGTGGTCGTCAAGGCGAAGTATACAAAGTGACAAACCTCAA TGATTCTGGAACTGGCTCGCTTCGAGATGCAGTATCGAAGCCCAACAGGATAGTTGTCTTTGACGTCGGTGGAGTTATCAAGATCACTGAACGTATCGTCGTGTCTAAGAATATCTACATCGCCGGCCAAACTGCTCCTGGTGGT GGAATCGTCGTCTACGGCAATGGTTGGTCTCTCTCCAACGCCAATGACTCCATTGTGCGATACATCACCATCCGTATGGGCAAAGGTGGAACCTCGGGTAAAGACGCAATCGGTATTGCTGACGGTAAAAACATTATCTTCGATCACGTCAGCGTCTCGTGGGGACGTGATGAGACTTTCTCTATCAATGGAGACGTCACGAATGTTACTATCCAGAACACTATCATTGCTCAGGGTCTTGTTTCTCACTCTTGTGGTGGCTTGATGCAGACTGATGGCGGAGTCAGCTTATTCCGCAATCTGTATATTGATAACAAGACTCGTAACCCCAAGGTCAAAGGTGTTAACGACTTTCAGAACAAT GTTGTGTATAACTGGGGAGGAGGCGGCGGTTACATTGCTGGAGATAGCCAAGCTGACAGCTATGttaacatcatcaacaactatTTCATTTCTGGTCCGGACACTACCGTCACAGCCTTTACTCGAGGAAACAGTTACTTCCATGCTT ACGTCAAGGACAACTTCTACGACTCAAACCGCAACGGCAAGCTTGATGGCACTGCTCTTTGCGAGAAAACCAGTTGCTACTCTGACATTGATTTTATCAAGACTCCATACAACTATCCGGCTCCCACAGCCCTCTCGCCCCAGGCAGCCGTCGAACTAGTCCTCAAAGGCGTTGGAAATTCACTGCACAGGGATACTGTTGATACTGCCCTTATTGATCAGGTCAAATCTTACGGAACCAAGGGAGGGCAAATctctgatgagaaggagtttggtggtgttggagaGATTGCAAATGGTGCTGCTCTGAAAGATTCAGATGGTGATGGTATTCCTGATGAATGGGAAACAAAGAATGGTCTTAATCCCAATGACGCTTCAGATGGTTTGAAGGTTGCATCAAATGGGTATGCTAACTTGGAGAACTATGTGAACTCTCTTGTTTAA